The proteins below come from a single Thermopolyspora flexuosa genomic window:
- a CDS encoding LLM class flavin-dependent oxidoreductase produces MIRGIARGESPVPLSVLELATVGAGTTPSEALAVSTELAKRAEEWGYHRIWVAEHHGMPGVASSSPAVLIAHLAAHTRTIRVGSGGVMLPNHAPLVVAEQFGTLHALHPGRIDLGLGRAPGTDPATARALRRVDVDPDDFPQQLAELTAFLDDDFPEDHPYRNIHAIPGEANVRGVGRPPIWLLGSSGFSARLAGLLGLPFAFAHHFSAANTIPALQLYRSTFRPSQVLDRPYALIGVNAVAADTDEEALRLARTGALSMLRLRMGRPGPVPTPEEAESYPYSPLEREIVEGWLSNVVYGSAETVRRGLDELRERTGADELMITTNVHGGAARLRSYELIARAYKMI; encoded by the coding sequence ATGATCCGCGGCATCGCCCGGGGTGAGTCCCCGGTCCCCCTCTCCGTACTCGAGCTGGCCACCGTCGGCGCGGGCACCACCCCGTCCGAGGCCCTCGCCGTCAGCACCGAGCTCGCCAAGCGCGCCGAGGAGTGGGGCTACCACCGCATCTGGGTCGCGGAGCACCACGGCATGCCGGGCGTCGCAAGCTCCTCGCCGGCCGTGCTCATCGCGCACCTTGCCGCGCACACCCGCACGATCCGGGTGGGCTCCGGCGGCGTGATGCTGCCCAACCACGCGCCGCTCGTCGTCGCCGAGCAGTTCGGCACGCTGCACGCGCTGCACCCGGGCCGCATCGACCTCGGGCTGGGCCGCGCCCCCGGCACCGACCCGGCGACCGCGCGCGCCCTGCGCCGGGTCGACGTGGACCCGGACGACTTCCCCCAGCAGCTCGCGGAGCTCACCGCGTTCCTCGACGACGACTTCCCCGAGGACCACCCCTACCGGAACATCCACGCCATCCCCGGTGAGGCGAACGTGCGCGGGGTGGGCCGCCCGCCGATCTGGCTGCTCGGCTCCAGCGGCTTCAGCGCCCGCCTCGCGGGCCTGCTCGGCCTGCCGTTCGCGTTCGCCCACCACTTCAGCGCGGCGAACACGATCCCCGCGTTGCAGCTGTACCGGTCCACGTTCCGCCCCTCGCAGGTGCTCGACCGGCCGTACGCGCTGATCGGGGTGAACGCGGTCGCGGCCGACACCGACGAGGAGGCGCTGCGGCTCGCGCGCACCGGCGCCCTGTCGATGTTGCGGCTGCGCATGGGCCGCCCGGGCCCGGTGCCCACGCCCGAGGAGGCGGAGAGCTACCCGTACTCACCGCTGGAGCGGGAGATCGTCGAGGGCTGGCTGTCCAACGTGGTGTACGGCTCGGCGGAGACGGTACGGCGCGGCCTCGACGAGCTGCGCGAGCGCACCGGGGCCGACGAGCTGATGATCACGACGAACGTCCACGGCGGGGCGGCCCGGCTGCGTTCCTACGAACTGATCGCCCGGGCGTACAAGATGATCTGA
- a CDS encoding dienelactone hydrolase family protein — protein sequence MVKATIETLTIALSGAEVYADLALPPDAAGLVVFAHGSGSSRHSPRNRAVAAHLNEAGFGTLLLDLLTEAEEARDAWTGELRFDIGLLTGRLVDTLDWLAAWPRTQGLPLGLFGASTGAAAALGAAAARPDLVRAVVSRGGRPDLAAEALPRVRAPVLLIVGGRDDVVIELNRDAGRLMTAPHELVIVPGAGHLFEEPGALERVAELAARWFRNHLI from the coding sequence ATGGTGAAGGCGACGATCGAGACGCTGACGATCGCGCTGAGCGGTGCCGAGGTCTACGCCGATCTCGCGCTTCCGCCGGACGCCGCCGGGTTGGTGGTGTTCGCGCACGGCAGCGGCAGCTCCCGGCACAGCCCGCGCAACCGGGCCGTGGCCGCCCACCTCAACGAGGCCGGGTTCGGCACGCTCCTGCTCGACCTGCTCACCGAGGCCGAGGAGGCCCGCGACGCGTGGACCGGCGAGCTGCGCTTCGACATCGGCCTGCTCACCGGGCGGCTGGTGGACACCCTCGACTGGCTCGCCGCCTGGCCGCGGACCCAGGGGCTGCCGCTCGGCCTGTTCGGGGCGAGCACCGGGGCCGCCGCGGCGCTCGGCGCGGCGGCCGCCCGGCCGGACCTGGTCCGCGCCGTGGTCTCCCGGGGAGGCCGGCCCGACCTGGCGGCCGAGGCACTGCCCCGGGTACGGGCGCCGGTGCTGCTCATCGTCGGCGGCCGTGACGACGTGGTGATCGAGCTCAACCGGGACGCCGGCCGCCTCATGACCGCGCCGCACGAGCTGGTGATCGTGCCGGGCGCGGGCCACCTGTTCGAGGAGCCGGGCGCGCTGGAGCGCGTCGCCGAGCTGGCGGCCCGCTGGTTCCGGAACCATCTGATCTGA
- a CDS encoding DUF397 domain-containing protein encodes MSEIYNGIPADRLEGVVWRKSSHSNPSGNCVEVARLADGGFAVRNSRHPNGPALIFTAAEVAAFVAGAKDGEFDDLTR; translated from the coding sequence ATGAGCGAGATATACAACGGCATCCCGGCCGACCGGCTCGAGGGTGTCGTGTGGCGAAAGAGCAGCCACAGCAACCCCAGTGGTAACTGCGTGGAGGTGGCGCGGCTCGCCGACGGCGGGTTCGCCGTGCGGAACTCCCGCCACCCCAACGGGCCTGCTCTGATATTCACGGCCGCCGAGGTCGCCGCCTTCGTCGCCGGCGCGAAGGACGGCGAGTTCGACGACCTGACCCGATGA
- a CDS encoding ATP-binding protein gives MTAYPLSWTAEKSTRGHVPGWLPGAVVQPNPAVVERAYGLGADRLCARTAREFTQQTLRDWGLEALAFDVELVVSELVTNALRHAVPHLAAPRPIRLRLLRHAGHLVCAVHDPSDRPPVVNHEDELAESGRGLNLVEALAVAWGWSPLRTGKVVWAAFAVDSAAHR, from the coding sequence ATGACCGCCTACCCGCTGTCCTGGACCGCGGAGAAGTCAACCAGGGGACACGTCCCCGGCTGGCTGCCGGGCGCGGTCGTCCAGCCGAACCCCGCAGTGGTCGAGCGCGCGTACGGCCTCGGTGCGGACCGGCTCTGCGCGCGCACGGCGCGGGAGTTCACGCAGCAGACGCTTCGGGACTGGGGGCTGGAGGCGCTCGCCTTCGACGTCGAGCTCGTGGTGAGCGAGCTGGTGACCAACGCGTTACGGCACGCCGTACCCCATCTCGCCGCCCCCCGGCCGATCCGGCTCCGCCTGCTCCGCCACGCCGGCCACCTCGTGTGCGCCGTGCACGACCCGAGCGACCGTCCCCCGGTCGTCAACCACGAGGACGAGCTCGCCGAGTCCGGGCGCGGGCTCAACCTCGTGGAGGCGCTCGCCGTCGCCTGGGGGTGGTCGCCGCTCCGCACCGGCAAGGTGGTCTGGGCCGCCTTCGCCGTCGACTCCGCCGCACACCGCTGA
- a CDS encoding PP2C family protein-serine/threonine phosphatase has protein sequence MKTQRLLELLPFAVMGAVVVVDVVTGPGVGYLPLLSLGPAFASVSCTVRRTTLIGLLAVALCVVLVAYNEQEWTPRNILNVLAIVGVTIASMWASAGRIRRERQLANVTLVAEAAQRVLLRPVPRRAGDLDVALSYTSAAAEARIGGDLYEVVTTPDGVRVIVGDVQGKGLEAVETAALVVGTFRQAAYDQADLQGVVSRLEQVLARHLPDEERFVSAIIAEVTGDGGISFINCGHPPPLMLYKDGTSVFAEPPEESPPLGLTDLRLEVPKPFHQPFGPGDRVLLYTDGVIEARNRNGVFYPLPERAHILREKEDPQVALDALRADLLRHVGSPLADDAAMLLLHWPEPELRPAEPLDPLGQRHDTT, from the coding sequence ATGAAGACACAGAGGTTGCTGGAACTGCTCCCCTTCGCGGTCATGGGGGCGGTGGTCGTGGTGGACGTGGTGACCGGCCCCGGGGTCGGTTACCTGCCGTTGCTGTCCCTCGGCCCCGCGTTCGCCAGCGTCTCCTGCACGGTGCGGCGCACCACGCTGATCGGACTGCTCGCCGTCGCCCTGTGCGTGGTGCTCGTCGCGTACAACGAACAGGAGTGGACCCCGCGGAACATCCTGAACGTGCTGGCCATCGTCGGCGTCACGATCGCCAGCATGTGGGCGAGCGCCGGACGCATCCGGCGCGAGCGGCAGCTCGCCAACGTGACCCTCGTCGCCGAGGCCGCCCAGCGGGTGCTGCTGCGGCCGGTGCCCCGGCGGGCCGGCGACCTCGACGTCGCGCTCTCCTACACGTCCGCCGCCGCGGAGGCGCGCATCGGCGGCGACCTGTACGAGGTGGTGACCACGCCCGACGGCGTCCGCGTGATCGTCGGTGACGTGCAGGGCAAGGGCCTGGAGGCGGTGGAGACCGCGGCCCTGGTCGTGGGCACGTTCCGGCAGGCCGCCTACGACCAGGCCGACCTGCAGGGCGTGGTGTCGCGGCTCGAGCAGGTGCTCGCCCGGCACCTCCCGGACGAGGAGCGGTTCGTCTCCGCGATCATCGCCGAGGTGACCGGCGACGGCGGCATCTCGTTCATCAACTGCGGCCACCCGCCCCCGCTGATGCTCTACAAGGACGGCACGAGCGTGTTCGCCGAGCCGCCCGAGGAGTCGCCGCCGCTCGGGCTCACCGACCTGCGGCTGGAGGTCCCCAAGCCGTTCCATCAGCCGTTCGGCCCAGGGGACCGCGTGCTGCTGTACACCGACGGCGTCATCGAGGCGCGCAACCGCAACGGCGTCTTCTACCCGCTGCCGGAGCGGGCGCACATCCTCCGCGAGAAGGAGGACCCGCAGGTGGCGCTCGACGCGCTCCGCGCCGACCTGCTCCGCCACGTCGGCAGCCCGCTCGCCGACGACGCGGCCATGCTGCTGCTGCACTGGCCCGAGCCCGAGCTTCGCCCCGCGGAGCCGCTGGACCCGTTGGGGCAGCGGCACGACACCACGTGA
- a CDS encoding STAS domain-containing protein: protein MGADGAPVIEVHGELDIVTAGPLREVIESVAETRCAIITVDLAGVPFCDLVGLEELVKAADGLAARCGRLTLANPPSSLRRLLQVTGLSRRFHRIIDAGTD, encoded by the coding sequence GTGGGAGCCGACGGGGCCCCGGTCATCGAGGTCCACGGAGAGCTGGACATCGTCACCGCCGGGCCGCTGCGCGAGGTGATCGAGTCGGTGGCGGAGACCCGCTGCGCGATCATCACCGTCGACCTGGCCGGCGTGCCGTTCTGTGACCTGGTCGGGCTGGAGGAACTGGTCAAGGCCGCCGATGGGCTCGCGGCCCGCTGCGGCCGACTCACCCTCGCCAATCCGCCCTCCAGCCTGCGGCGTCTGCTCCAGGTGACCGGCCTGAGCCGCCGGTTCCACCGGATCATCGACGCGGGCACGGACTGA
- a CDS encoding DUF6158 family protein, whose protein sequence is MGIDPRRLSDEDLLRELGQLHQTRTETLLHGSDDALRNHNERMSELEAEYLRRYPQRHIDAERLREGARQRV, encoded by the coding sequence ATGGGAATCGATCCGAGGCGGCTCAGCGACGAGGACCTGTTGCGTGAGCTCGGGCAGCTGCACCAGACGCGCACCGAGACCCTGCTGCACGGTTCGGACGACGCGCTGCGCAACCACAACGAGCGCATGAGCGAGCTGGAGGCCGAGTACCTCCGGCGGTACCCGCAGCGCCACATCGACGCCGAGCGGCTCCGCGAGGGGGCGCGGCAGCGTGTCTGA
- a CDS encoding glucosyl-3-phosphoglycerate synthase, whose amino-acid sequence MRSQGAEMIDDELQVYPHLDLDASSTATLARVREWMRRNRSAAEWTAAELVAAKRADGADRTISVVLPARDEQETVGDIVATIRAELVEAVPLVDEILVVDSRSTDDTAKVAAAAGARVVHQDAVLPELPPMSGKGEALWKGLAAAQGDLIVFIDADLRNFGAHFVTGLLGPLLTDPGVVFVKGGYERPLVTPDGVVHRGDGGRVTELVARPMINLYWPELAGFVQPLAGEYAARREVLERVPFVTEYGVELGLLIDLLEAAGLDAMAQVDLGVREHRHQSTAALGRMAAQIMLTAWSRLERQGRVVTPEPLNATLLQFDRDERGRARVSDVSVAERPPLASVLADLARAGSADRG is encoded by the coding sequence ATGCGATCCCAGGGGGCCGAAATGATCGACGACGAGCTGCAGGTTTATCCCCACCTCGACCTGGACGCCTCGTCAACGGCGACCCTGGCGCGGGTCCGCGAGTGGATGCGGCGCAACCGGTCCGCGGCCGAGTGGACCGCCGCCGAGCTCGTCGCCGCCAAGCGCGCGGACGGCGCCGACCGCACGATCAGCGTCGTCCTGCCCGCCCGTGACGAGCAGGAGACGGTCGGCGACATCGTCGCCACGATCCGCGCCGAGCTCGTCGAGGCCGTGCCACTCGTCGACGAGATCCTCGTCGTCGACTCCCGGTCCACCGACGACACCGCCAAGGTCGCCGCCGCGGCCGGCGCCCGGGTCGTCCACCAGGACGCGGTGCTCCCCGAGCTGCCGCCGATGTCCGGCAAGGGCGAGGCGCTGTGGAAGGGGCTCGCCGCGGCCCAGGGCGACCTCATCGTGTTCATCGACGCCGACCTGCGGAACTTCGGCGCGCACTTCGTCACCGGGCTGCTCGGCCCCCTGCTCACCGATCCCGGCGTGGTGTTCGTCAAGGGCGGCTACGAGCGCCCGCTCGTCACCCCGGACGGCGTGGTGCACCGGGGGGACGGGGGCCGGGTGACCGAGCTCGTCGCGCGCCCGATGATCAACCTCTACTGGCCGGAGCTCGCCGGGTTCGTGCAGCCGCTCGCCGGCGAGTACGCCGCCCGCCGCGAGGTGCTGGAGCGCGTGCCGTTCGTCACCGAGTACGGCGTCGAGCTGGGCCTGCTCATCGACCTGCTCGAGGCCGCGGGGCTGGACGCGATGGCCCAGGTGGACCTCGGCGTCCGCGAGCACCGCCACCAGTCCACCGCGGCGCTCGGCCGGATGGCCGCGCAGATCATGCTCACCGCCTGGTCCCGCCTGGAACGCCAGGGCCGGGTGGTGACGCCCGAGCCGCTCAACGCCACCCTGCTCCAGTTCGACCGGGACGAGCGCGGCCGCGCCCGGGTGAGCGACGTGAGCGTCGCGGAACGCCCGCCGCTCGCCTCGGTGCTCGCGGACCTGGCGCGGGCGGGCTCCGCCGACCGGGGCTGA
- the lpdA gene encoding dihydrolipoyl dehydrogenase translates to MSGHFDVVVVGAGPGGYVAAIRAAQLGLRTAIVEERYWGGVCLNVGCIPSKSLLRNAELAHLLTHEAKTFGIRVDGQITFDYQAAFERSRKVAEGRAKGVRFLMKKNKITEYEGRGHFVDPHTLRVTAADGGSQTITFNNAIIAVGAETRLLPGTRRSERVVTYEEQILSDKLPGSIVIAGAGAIGVEFGYILNSYGVNVTIVEFLDRIVPLEDAEVSAELARRYRRLGINVLTSTKVESIDDSGDKVRVTVSGKDGTQVLEADKVLQAIGFKPRVEGYGLENTGVRLTDRGAIDVDDHCRTSVPHIFAIGDVTAKLMLAHTAEAMGVIAAETIAGAETMPLDYVMIPRATYCQPQIASFGYTEEQAREKGFNVKVAKFPFTANGKAHGLGDTVGFVKIISDDTYGEIIGAHMIGPDVTELLPELTLAQKWDLTVHEVARNVHAHPTLSEAIQEAIHGLAGHMINM, encoded by the coding sequence ATGAGTGGACACTTCGACGTCGTGGTGGTGGGCGCCGGACCGGGCGGGTACGTGGCCGCCATCAGGGCGGCGCAACTTGGATTGAGAACGGCGATCGTCGAGGAGCGCTACTGGGGCGGGGTGTGCCTCAACGTGGGCTGCATCCCGTCCAAGTCGCTGCTGCGCAACGCCGAACTGGCGCACCTGCTCACGCACGAGGCGAAGACGTTCGGCATCCGCGTCGACGGCCAGATCACCTTCGACTACCAGGCCGCGTTCGAGCGCAGCCGAAAGGTCGCCGAGGGCCGCGCCAAGGGCGTGCGCTTCCTCATGAAGAAGAACAAGATCACCGAGTACGAGGGGCGCGGCCACTTCGTCGACCCGCACACGCTGCGGGTGACCGCGGCCGACGGCGGCAGCCAGACGATCACCTTCAACAACGCGATCATCGCGGTGGGCGCGGAGACCCGGCTGCTCCCGGGCACCCGGCGCAGCGAGCGGGTCGTCACCTACGAGGAGCAGATCCTCAGCGACAAGCTGCCGGGCAGCATCGTCATCGCCGGCGCGGGCGCGATCGGCGTGGAGTTCGGCTACATCCTCAACAGCTACGGCGTCAACGTGACGATCGTGGAGTTCCTCGACCGGATCGTGCCGCTCGAGGACGCCGAGGTCTCGGCCGAGCTCGCCCGCCGCTACCGCCGGCTCGGCATCAACGTGCTCACCTCGACCAAGGTCGAGTCGATCGACGACTCCGGCGACAAGGTGCGCGTCACCGTCTCCGGCAAGGACGGCACGCAGGTGCTCGAGGCCGACAAGGTGCTGCAGGCGATCGGCTTCAAGCCGCGCGTCGAGGGCTACGGCCTGGAGAACACCGGGGTACGGCTCACCGACCGGGGCGCGATCGACGTCGACGATCACTGCCGCACCAGCGTGCCGCACATCTTCGCCATCGGCGACGTGACCGCCAAGCTCATGCTCGCGCACACCGCCGAGGCGATGGGCGTGATCGCGGCCGAGACGATCGCCGGGGCCGAGACGATGCCGCTCGACTACGTCATGATCCCCCGGGCGACGTACTGCCAGCCGCAGATCGCCAGCTTCGGCTACACCGAGGAGCAGGCCCGCGAGAAGGGCTTCAACGTGAAGGTGGCGAAGTTCCCCTTCACCGCGAACGGCAAGGCGCACGGCCTCGGCGACACGGTCGGCTTCGTCAAGATCATCAGCGACGACACGTACGGCGAGATCATCGGCGCCCACATGATCGGCCCGGACGTCACCGAGCTGCTCCCCGAGCTCACCCTCGCCCAGAAGTGGGACCTGACCGTGCACGAGGTGGCCCGCAACGTGCACGCCCACCCGACGCTCAGCGAGGCGATCCAGGAGGCGATCCACGGCCTCGCCGGCCACATGATCAACATGTGA
- a CDS encoding type II toxin-antitoxin system PemK/MazF family toxin has protein sequence MRDLNEDPRPVHGGVRQVYHVARAATIEYSPDLDGMADPGEIVWAWVPYEEDPDRGKDRPMLVVGRHGRRLLGMMLSSRGGDARDPEDWLELGTGPWDRQGRVSYLRLDRIYELDEDDIRREGAVLDRARFARVAAVLRRRHGWAADG, from the coding sequence GTGCGTGATCTCAACGAGGACCCGCGCCCGGTGCACGGCGGGGTCCGGCAGGTGTACCACGTCGCGCGGGCGGCGACGATCGAATACTCGCCCGACCTCGACGGCATGGCCGACCCGGGGGAGATCGTGTGGGCCTGGGTGCCGTACGAGGAGGACCCGGACCGCGGCAAGGACCGGCCGATGCTCGTGGTGGGCCGCCACGGGCGCAGGCTGCTCGGCATGATGCTCTCCAGCCGCGGCGGCGACGCCCGCGACCCGGAGGACTGGCTGGAGCTCGGCACCGGTCCCTGGGACCGCCAGGGACGCGTCTCGTACCTGCGGCTCGACCGCATCTACGAGCTCGACGAGGACGACATCCGGCGCGAGGGCGCGGTGCTCGACCGGGCCCGGTTCGCGCGCGTGGCGGCCGTGCTGCGCCGCCGCCACGGCTGGGCCGCCGACGGCTGA
- a CDS encoding MerR family transcriptional regulator, with protein MEYSIGRLAELTGIPVKTIRFYSDTGVLPAPARTRSGYRRYTDEHRVRLELVRTLREIGLDLATIRSISGKSDLRQVLALHLRSVETQLAALRRTRAVLRVALGKDAPDEQDLRRLHALGRLGAAEMAALVDEFIDEVGGDIRARHEWLSAMRDAMLPELPEEPTTAQLDAWLELAELFADRGLRENLRRQSERYWSTPRDADEMRRVNAAVVAEALAAVDAGIAPDAPEARPVLDRVLELRGETLEELVRAFDEHDRRAERVWQLVAIIRGEEYDPAPGRAYAWIEQAARAAVRRARPDAG; from the coding sequence GTGGAATATTCGATAGGACGGCTCGCCGAACTCACCGGCATCCCGGTCAAGACGATCAGGTTCTACTCGGACACCGGAGTGCTGCCCGCCCCGGCGCGCACCCGCTCCGGCTACCGGCGCTACACCGACGAGCACCGGGTACGGCTGGAGCTCGTCCGCACGCTGCGCGAGATCGGCCTCGACCTCGCCACCATCCGCTCGATCAGCGGCAAGAGCGACCTCAGGCAGGTCCTCGCCCTGCACCTGCGGTCGGTGGAGACGCAGCTCGCGGCGCTGCGCCGTACCCGGGCCGTGCTCCGCGTCGCGCTCGGCAAGGACGCCCCGGACGAGCAGGACCTGCGCCGCCTGCACGCGCTCGGCAGGCTCGGCGCCGCGGAGATGGCCGCGCTCGTCGACGAGTTCATCGACGAGGTGGGCGGCGACATCCGGGCCCGGCACGAGTGGTTGTCGGCGATGCGCGACGCCATGCTGCCCGAGCTCCCCGAGGAGCCCACCACGGCCCAGCTCGACGCCTGGCTGGAGCTCGCCGAGCTGTTCGCCGACCGCGGCCTCCGGGAGAACCTGCGCAGGCAGAGCGAGCGGTACTGGAGCACGCCGCGCGACGCGGACGAGATGCGGCGGGTCAACGCGGCGGTCGTCGCCGAGGCGCTCGCCGCCGTGGACGCGGGCATCGCCCCCGACGCCCCGGAGGCACGGCCGGTGCTCGACCGGGTGCTCGAGCTGCGCGGCGAGACCCTCGAGGAGCTGGTACGCGCCTTCGACGAGCACGACCGGCGCGCCGAGCGGGTCTGGCAACTCGTCGCGATCATCCGCGGCGAGGAGTACGACCCCGCCCCGGGCCGGGCCTACGCCTGGATCGAACAGGCCGCCCGGGCGGCGGTGAGACGCGCGCGGCCGGACGCCGGATGA
- a CDS encoding MGH1-like glycoside hydrolase domain-containing protein, translated as MTAPLRAQASRTATVAAPAIDDLREAAVRVLSANWTGTHSVPSRTLYPHQWSWDSAFIAIGLAGWAPERARRELLTLFDAQWRDGRVPHIVFSPSVPEEAYFPGPAFWRSHEAPAAPRAATSGIVQPPVHALAAWRVHQLAPDRAFLREIYPRLVAQQEYLRTHRRPAGDGLVAIVHPWESGMDNSPAWDEPLAAVPAEPLRERRRDITHVAPDERPTDLDYQRYVALATAYRDGGYRDDRLLDEHAFVVADPLFNAAYGAAEAALADIAAEIGGDPCPHLEEAEAVTRTMVDRLFDPARNLFLARDLLTGKALPVDSVAGLIPLILPDLPGDIADRLIDTAVTRFGIYAGLPPSYAPGGPAFERARYWRGPAWVNTAWLLWHGLRQRRAELATLLAESIIRVTATSGFREYFDPFTWEGHGCHDFGWSAALTLDVLDAR; from the coding sequence GTGACAGCGCCGCTACGTGCCCAGGCGTCGCGCACCGCCACGGTCGCCGCCCCCGCGATCGACGATCTCCGTGAAGCGGCCGTGCGCGTGCTGTCGGCCAACTGGACCGGCACCCACTCCGTGCCCTCGCGGACGCTCTATCCGCACCAGTGGAGCTGGGACTCGGCCTTCATCGCGATCGGGCTGGCGGGCTGGGCCCCCGAACGAGCCCGCCGGGAGCTGCTCACGCTGTTCGACGCGCAGTGGCGGGACGGCAGGGTCCCGCACATCGTGTTCAGCCCGTCGGTGCCGGAGGAGGCGTACTTCCCCGGGCCCGCCTTCTGGCGGTCCCACGAGGCCCCGGCCGCGCCGCGGGCCGCCACCTCGGGGATCGTGCAGCCGCCGGTCCACGCGCTCGCCGCGTGGCGCGTCCACCAGCTCGCGCCCGACCGCGCCTTCCTCCGCGAGATCTACCCCCGGCTCGTCGCCCAGCAGGAGTACCTGCGCACCCACCGGCGGCCCGCCGGTGACGGGCTCGTGGCGATCGTGCACCCCTGGGAGTCGGGCATGGACAACAGCCCGGCCTGGGACGAGCCGCTCGCCGCGGTCCCGGCCGAGCCGCTGCGGGAGCGGCGGCGCGACATCACCCACGTCGCCCCGGACGAGCGGCCGACCGACCTCGACTACCAGCGCTACGTCGCGCTCGCCACCGCCTACCGGGACGGCGGATACCGGGACGACCGGCTGCTCGACGAGCACGCCTTCGTGGTCGCCGACCCGCTGTTCAACGCCGCGTACGGCGCGGCCGAGGCGGCGCTCGCCGACATCGCGGCGGAGATCGGCGGCGACCCGTGCCCCCACCTCGAGGAGGCCGAGGCGGTCACCCGGACCATGGTCGACCGCCTCTTCGACCCGGCCCGCAACCTGTTCCTCGCCCGCGACCTGCTCACCGGCAAGGCGCTGCCGGTGGACAGCGTCGCCGGGCTGATCCCGCTGATCCTGCCCGACCTGCCGGGCGACATCGCCGACCGCCTGATCGACACCGCGGTCACCCGGTTCGGCATCTACGCCGGGCTGCCGCCGAGCTACGCGCCGGGCGGGCCGGCGTTCGAGCGGGCGCGCTACTGGCGCGGTCCCGCCTGGGTCAACACGGCCTGGCTGCTGTGGCACGGCCTGCGGCAGCGGCGGGCGGAGCTCGCCACCCTGCTCGCGGAGAGCATCATCCGGGTCACCGCGACGTCGGGGTTCCGCGAGTACTTCGACCCGTTCACCTGGGAGGGCCACGGCTGCCACGATTTCGGCTGGTCGGCGGCGCTCACCCTGGACGTGCTCGACGCGCGGTAA
- a CDS encoding nitroreductase family protein, producing the protein METWDAIRARRNVRRYADRAIPPEHLDRILEAGRRAPSARNRQPWDFVVVTDRAQLADLAKVWQGAGHVAESAATVALVIPEPENEGERRHTYFDLGQAAMAMMLAAVDLGIGSGHSAVGDQEMARRVLGFPEDRLCAYLLAFGYPADRPLRPIERPDRRDFDDVVHRGRW; encoded by the coding sequence ATGGAGACATGGGACGCGATCCGGGCGCGGCGGAACGTGCGGCGGTACGCGGACCGGGCGATCCCGCCCGAGCATCTCGACCGCATCCTCGAGGCCGGGCGGCGCGCGCCGTCGGCGCGCAACCGGCAGCCCTGGGACTTCGTCGTGGTCACCGACCGGGCGCAGCTCGCCGACCTGGCGAAGGTGTGGCAGGGCGCGGGGCACGTGGCCGAGTCCGCGGCCACGGTCGCGCTCGTCATCCCGGAGCCGGAGAACGAGGGCGAACGCCGGCACACGTACTTCGACCTGGGCCAGGCCGCCATGGCGATGATGCTCGCCGCCGTCGACCTCGGCATCGGCAGCGGTCACTCGGCGGTCGGCGACCAGGAGATGGCGCGCCGGGTGCTCGGCTTCCCGGAGGACCGGCTGTGCGCCTACCTGCTGGCGTTCGGCTACCCCGCCGACCGGCCGCTGCGGCCCATCGAGCGCCCCGACCGCAGGGACTTCGACGACGTGGTACACAGGGGGCGATGGTGA
- a CDS encoding chorismate mutase gives MSEAASGPATPPRRHADGAESDTPTSLAEIRAAIDAIDAELTVLLARRQRLVKAAASFKADERAVRAPGRVEEVLAAARRRALEHGLATEVAEAVWSAMVGAFIDLELREHRAAERRASG, from the coding sequence ATGTCCGAAGCGGCCTCCGGACCCGCCACCCCGCCCCGGCGGCACGCGGACGGGGCGGAGAGCGACACACCCACCTCGCTCGCCGAGATCCGCGCCGCGATCGACGCCATCGACGCAGAGCTCACCGTGCTGCTCGCCCGCCGCCAGCGCCTGGTCAAGGCCGCCGCTAGCTTCAAGGCGGACGAGCGCGCGGTGCGCGCCCCCGGACGCGTCGAGGAGGTCCTCGCCGCGGCGCGCCGGCGCGCCCTCGAGCACGGCCTCGCGACCGAGGTCGCCGAGGCCGTGTGGAGCGCCATGGTCGGGGCGTTCATCGACCTCGAGCTTCGCGAGCACCGCGCCGCCGAGCGGCGCGCCTCGGGGTGA